The Natronoarchaeum mannanilyticum nucleotide sequence CCGTGCTGTCGATCGATCCCGACAGGGGCCCGGCGTCGATCTTCACCCGAGGCGGCGGTGGCGGCGGCGGGCTGTAGTCCACCGCGGCGGTCCAGACGAGAAGCCCTAAATTGACGCCCTGTCAGAGTTCCCGTATGGACGACTACGATCTGATCACGCGCAACGCCGAGGAGGTCGTCACCGAGGAGGAGGTCGAGGCCCTCGCGGCCGACCCCGACGGCAAGCGCGCGTACGTGGGCTACGAGCCCTCCGGCGTGCTCCACGTCGGCCACCTGCTGACCGCGAACAAGCTGATCGACCTGCAGGACGCGGGCATGGAGGTCGTCGTGCTGCTGGCCGACGTCCACGCCTACCTCAACGGCAAGGGGAGTTTCGAGGAGATCCGCGAGACGGCCGAGGTGATGCGCGAGCAGTTCCTCGCGTACGGGCTCGACGCCGAGCAGACCGAGTTCGTCTACGGCTCGGAGTTCCAGCTCGACGAGGAGTTCGCGCTCGATCTCCACCAGCTCGAACTGTCGACCTCCCTGAATCGCGCCCAGCGCGCGATGGCCGAACTGCAGGGCGGCGACACCGCGAAGGTCTCCCACGTCGTCTACCCGCTGATGCAGGCGCTGGACATCGAGTACCTCGACGTCGATCTCGCGGTCGGCGGCCTCGACCAGCGCAAGGTCCACATGCTCGCGCGCGAGGAGCTGCCCGACCTGGACTACGAGGTCCGCCCGGCGCTGCACACGCCGATAATCGCCGACCTGACGAGCGGCGAGGGCAAGATGTCGTCCAGCTCCGGCGAGACGATCTCGATGGAGGACTCG carries:
- a CDS encoding tyrosine--tRNA ligase, encoding MDDYDLITRNAEEVVTEEEVEALAADPDGKRAYVGYEPSGVLHVGHLLTANKLIDLQDAGMEVVVLLADVHAYLNGKGSFEEIRETAEVMREQFLAYGLDAEQTEFVYGSEFQLDEEFALDLHQLELSTSLNRAQRAMAELQGGDTAKVSHVVYPLMQALDIEYLDVDLAVGGLDQRKVHMLAREELPDLDYEVRPALHTPIIADLTSGEGKMSSSSGETISMEDSAEELEEKVNAAFCPPTRDPEPDDEGNERENPVLELFRYHVFPRFESVTVERPDEYGGDVTYDDYEALAAALESGELHPADAKGTLADYLDELIAPGRERLEELRA